The genomic window ACCCGCGAGGAAGTCGACGCGTGGCTCGCCCGCGACCCGATCACCCGCCTGGAGAACCTCCTGGCGCACCTGGGCCACCCCGTCACCGCCGAGGACCGCGCCGCGATGATCGCGCAGACGCACCGCGAGGTGGACGAACAGGTCCTCGCCGCCGAGGCGACCGGGCAACCCGACTGGCGCATCATGTTCGAGGACGTCTACGCCGACTTGCCCGACCACCTGCGCCAGCAGGAGGCGTTCCTGCGCGCCGAGCAGACCGGAGGCCGCGCGTGACCGCCACCCAGACCCGCCCGGAGGCTGCCCCCATGACGACCGGCCGAACCATCAACCTCATCCAGGCCGTCACCGAGGCCATCGCCGAGGAGATGGAACGCGACCAGCGCGTCGTGCTGTTCGGCGAGGACGTCGGCGCGCGCGGCGGCGTGTTCATGGCCACCGCCGGACTGCAGGAACGCTTCGGTAGAAATCGCGTCTTCGACACGCCCCTCAGTGAGGCCAGCATCGTCGGCGCCGCCGTCGGCATGGCCGTGCGCGGCCTGCGCCCCATCGCAGAAATCCAGTTCGCGGACTACATGGGCCCCGGCTTCGACCAGATCATCTCGCAGGCCGCCAAGATCCGCTACCGGTCGGCCGGGCAGTTCACGGCCCCCATGGTCATCCGCACGCCCTCGGGCGGCGGCGTGAAGGGCGGGCACCACCACAGCCAGAGCCCCGAGAGCTACTACACCCACACCCCGGGCCTGAAGGTCGTCATGCCCAGCACCCCCTACGACGCCAAGGGCCTGCTGAAGGCCGCGCTGCGCGGCGAGGACCCCGTCATCTACTTCGAACCCAAACGCCTCTACCGCGCCGCCAAGGGCGAGGTGCCCGACCACGACTACGTCGTGAAACTCGGCGAGGCCGCCATCCGCCGCGAGGGGAGCGACCTGAGCCTCATCGGCTACGGTGGCGTGATGCCCGACCTGGAGAAGGCCGCCGACGCCCTGGCCGCCGAGGGCGTCAGCGTCGAGGTCATCGACCTGCGCTCGCTGGTCCCCTGGGACCGCGACCGCGTCCTGACCAGCGTCCAGAAGACCGGCCGGGCCGTCCTCGTCAGCGAGGCCCCACGCATCAGCAACTTCATGGGCGAGGTCGCTTACGTCATCCAGGAGCAGGCCTTCGATTATCTGACCGCCCCGGTTGGGCAGGTGGCGGGCTTCGACACGCCGTACCCGTACGTGCAGGACAAGGTGTACCTGCCCGGCGCGAACCGCATCGTCGCGGCCTGCGTGCAGGCCCTCAACTACTGACCCCACCCCCTGGCCCCTAAGCTGTCTCCATGCGACCTGACCTGCTGCGCCCCCTGCTGGGCACCCTGGGCCTGCTGATCGGCTTCACGCTGTACGCCCTCGCGGGCAAACTCGCCGAACCCTGGCAGAGCGTCGCCATCGGCGGCATGTTCGCCCTGCTGGGCCTGGGCGCCTGGGTGTATGCCCGCGGGGAACGCTGGATTCAGGGACTGGGCCTGCTGCTGCTCATCTACGGACTGCTGCGCGCCACCGTGCTGCGCTGAACCGACACACCACCGCGTTTCTCCGTTCCGTGGCCGTGAGGAAAGCACTCCCGTCCACTCCACTCCAAACCGCTGTGCATCACGGTTTCTCGCTCCGCTCGGGTCAGGGGCTTTCGGGAACACCGCCCTCAAGACCCCTGACCACCGATCAACGAGGTATTCCATGAAAGAAGTGCTGCTGCCCGAACTGGCCGAGAGCGTCGTCGAGGGCGAAATCCTGAAGTGGCTGGTGCAGGAGGGCGACACCATCGCCCTGGAACAACCCCTGTGCGAGGTCATGACCGACAAGGTCACCGTGGAACTCCCCAGCCCGGTCGCCGGGGTGCTCAGCAAGCGCCTCGCGGGCGAGGGGGACGTCGTGGCCGTGCACGCCGCCATCGCCCTGATCGACGAGACCGGCGGGGCCGCCCCCGCTGCCACCGCACCCGCTGCTGCGCCGCTGAGCACGCAGGCGCAGGAGGAACGCGAGCAGGTGGGCGGCAGCATCGTCGAGGCCGGACACCTTCAGAACAAGGCGGATGACGATTCCACCAGCCTCTTCAAGGCGTTCTCCAGTGACGAGAAGGTGCAGGTGCAGGGCCTCGGCGCGCGCCAGCCCGCCGCGCCCGCCGCACCCACCCAGCCGACCCGCGCGGACGGCCGCGTGCTGGCCGTGCCCGCCGCGCGGCAGCTGGCGCGTGAACTGAACCTCGACCTGACGCAGGTGCGCGGCAGTGGCCCCAACGGCCGCATCCGCGTGAGCGACGTGCTGGCCCACCAGGGCATCAACCAGGGTCAGGCCGCCCCCGCGCAGACGGCTGCCTCGGCTCCGGCCCCCGCGCAGGCCGCCCAGCCCGCCGCTGCCCCCGCGAAAGCCCCCGCCGCGGGCGGCATGCCCGTCGCGCCCGTGCAGTACCGCACGCCCAAAGGCTACGAGCACCTCGAGGACCGCGTGCCGCTGCGGGGCATGCGCCGCGCCATCAGCAACCAGATGCAGGCCAGCCACCTGTACACCGTCCGCACCCTGACCGTGGACGAGGTGAACCTCAGCAAACTCGTCGAGTTCCGCGCCCGCGTCAAGGAAGACGCCGCCGCGGCGGGCGTGAAACTCTCGTACCTGCCGTTCATCTTCAAGGCCGTCGCCGTCGCGCTGCGCAAGTTCCCCAGCCTGAACACCAGCTTCGACGAGGCCACCCAGGAGATCGTCCAGAAGCGCTACTACAACATCGGCATGGCCGTCGCCACCGACGCGGGCCTGACCGTGCCCGTCCTGAAGGACGTGAACCACAAGAGCGTCTTCGACCTCGCCCGGGAAGTCAGCGACCTCGCCGCGCGCGCCCAGGGCGGCAAACTCCAGGCGGACGAACTGGCGGGCAGCACCTTCAGCGTCACGAACATCGGCTCGATCGGCGCGCTGTTCTCCTTCCCGATCATCAACGTGCCCGACGCCGCCATCCTCGGCATCCACTCCATCCAGAAGCGGCCCATCGTGGACGAGTACGACAACATCGTCGTGGCGCACATGATGTACCTCAGCCTGTCCTTCGACCACCGCCTCGTGGACGGCGCGGAAGCCGCGCGCTTCTGCAAGGAAGTCATCCGCCTGCTCGAAAACCCGGACCGGCTGATGCTCGAAGCCATGTAAGCGAACGTCTGACTCTGCTGTGGACTGAGGTGGCAGGGGTCGGAGAGTCTGAAAGTCCAAGGGTCTGAAAGTCGAAGGGTTTAGGAAGCGCGTGCGGCAGCTCCTGTTCTCTGGGCATTCAGACCTTTGGACCCTTGGACCTTTGGACGCCCGCCGCTCTCTTCCTCTCGCATGAAGGGCTCCTGAGGCGCCTCGCATCTTCCCGCTGGCCGGGGCGGCGCAAGCTGAGGGCATGAGCGACGAGCAGAAGACCGGGTACGACCCCGCCAACACCAGCCCCGCCGAGGGCCAGAGCCACGCGATTCCCGAGCAGGCGAAAGGCAAGGACCCGAACATCGACCCGGCCGCGAAACCCGAACCTGCCGAGGGCGGCCGGGACGAGGTGGAGGGCGACAGCACGTCCGGCCAGTCCTGAGGCTGTGACCGAAACGACGACCCTGAACGTGGCCCGCCCGGATGACGAGCGGGCCGCGCTCCTCGTGTGGATCAAGGACACGCTGCGGCCCGAGTACGGCGAGCGGCCCCTGAAGCCCCGCCGGGAGCCGCTGCACGAACTGATCAGCACGATCCTCTCGCAGCGCACCACGCACGCCGACGAGGAAGCCGCGTACCGGGAACTGCGGACGCTGGGCGACTGGAACGCCATCATCGCCGCGCCCGTGGAGACCGTGGCGCACGCCATCCGCCGCAGCAACTACCCCGACAGCAAGGCCCCGCGCATCCAGGCGACCCTGGCCGCGCTGCGCGACTCGCCCGGCGGGTACGACCTGAACTTCCTGCGCGCCCTGCCCGTCAGGGACGCCCTGACGTTCCTGACGGACCTGCCCGGTGTGGGCATCAAGACCGCCAGTCTGGTGCTGTTGTTCAATTTCGCCCGCCCGGTCTTCCCGGTCGATACGCACGTGCACCGCGTCACGACCCGCGTGGGCGCCATCCCGAAGATGGGCGAACAGGCCGCGCACCGCGCCCTCCTGAAGCTCCTGCCGCCCGACCCGGCGTTCCTGTACGAACTGCACGTGAACCTGCTGCGGCACGGCCAGCGGGTGTGCTCGTGGTACGACCCGAAGTGCGGCGCGTGCGTGCTGCACTCCCGCTGCGACGCCCACGCGCAGTACGGGGATGGGGTGCCCGCCTGGAAGGGGTGAGGCAGCAGGTCTCTATCTGCCGTGTCACGCTGGGGGCATGTGGCGATGGCTGCTGCTCCTGCTGATCGTCCCGGCGACCCTGTACGCCGTGACAGGTGGGTCGGTGGGGCCCCCGCCGCCGCTGGAGGTGCACCACGTGACCCCCGTGACCCTGCCGGAACCCCGTGACCTTCCCGAACTGCTGGCCCGCCTGGACGCCTGGGTGGCGCGTGAGGTTCCCCGGCACCACGCCACGCTGCGCCCCGGCGTGACGGACGCCGCGCTGGACGCCTTCGAGGAGCGGCAGGGCGTGACGCTCCCAGAAGCCCTGCGCGCCCTGTACCGCTGGCATGACGGGGGCGCCCTGTTCGGCCTGCAGTTCCTGCGCCTGGAACGACTGGCCTCGGATCGGGGCCTCTATGCGGAAGTGGCGGCCGATCACATGACCGATCTGGACGAGGTCGTGGTGTCGCACCCGCCCGGCGCGATCCGCCTGCTGTACGCCACGGGCGACTGGCTGCCGTTCCTGCACGATGGGGGCGGCAACCACGTGGCGATTGACCTGCATCCCGGCCCGGCGGGGCGGGTTGGGCAGGTCATCACGGTCGGCCCGGACGAGGACGACCGTTACGTGCTGGCGTCCGACCTCGACACCTTCCTGCGCGAGTACCTGCGCCGCCTGGAAGCAGGGCAGGTCACGGTGCGCCGTTTGGGCGGGTACGCGACCGAGACCTGGGAGGTGCGCCTGCAGGAGCCGGGCGGGCGTGCCCCGGACACGTACGGGTTGCTGGCCCACCTGTTCCCTGGATTCGGCGCGGCTCCCGAGCGTATGGGTGCCCGCCGCCACTGAGCCGTTCTTCTCACTCTGGGTCGGTGTACCGGCGGAGTTCCTGGGGGGTGTGGCCGGTCCAGGCTTTCAGGGCGCGGCGGAAGCTGCGGGCGTCGCTGAAGCCCAGGCGTTGCGCCACCGTCTCGGTCGAGTCCGGGGTGTGGGTCAGCCACTCGCGGGCCTCGTCGAGAAGGACCCCGGCCCGGACCTCGCGGAAGGTGGTGCCCAGGCGGGACAGGCGGTGGCGGACCGTGCGGGGGTGCAGGCCCAGCAGCGCGGCGACGGTGCCCAGGTCCCGGTCGTGGGGCGGCTGGAGGCGCAGGCAGTCGCGCAGCTGCGCGTCGAAGGTGTGATCCGGCTGCGGGGGGGCCGTGTGGGTCAGGCGGCCGCACCACGCCAGGGCGTCGCGGTGCGTGGCGGGGTCGGCGCGCAGCAGGGGCAGGGTCAGCCACGCGCCGGGCAGAACGACGGTGCTGTGCGGCGCGCCGAACGTGACGGGGCCGAACGCGGCGTGGTAGCGCAGGCGCCCGTCCAGCGGTGGGGGCGGCCCGGTCAGGTCGGTGCGGTGGGGGCGCAGGTCGCGCCCGGTCTCCTGGCGGAGGATGCCGAGCAGGCTGGCGATGAATTCCTCGGTCAGGAAGCGTTCCACGTCGGCGTGCAGTTCCGCTCCGGCGCGCAGGTGCAGGTGCAGTTCGCCCGCGTGCTGGGTGGCGCGCAGGATCAGCGGCGTGCCGATCAGGTGCTGGAAGCGCAGGCCGATGTGCAGGGCGTCCCCGACGGTGGGGGCGGTCATCATGGCGAACCCGGCGGGGCCGAAGGCGGTCAGGGTCTGCGCGGCGCCGATCTCGATGCCGGGTGCGTGGGGGGGCAGGCCGGGCAGGGCCGCGCGGATCAGGGTGTTCACCTGCGGGGCGTTCAGTTGCGGTGGGGGTTGCGCGGCGTCCAGTTCCGCCCGCCAGTGCCGCAGCTGCCGCGTCAGGGGGTGCGTGGGGGGGAGGTCGCGCGTGGCGCCGAGCAGGGCGCGCCACAGGACGGGCGCGAACCGCAGCGGGCGCGGCGGCGCCTGGACTGCTGATGGCGGGTGCGGCTGGCTGTCCGGTCCGGTCTCCCGATCATTGCCCATTCGGTCCCCCTGGCGCTCCAGTGTAACCCTGGGCGCGCGCTGGGCCGCGTGATTCCATACCGGCACCCTCGCCCGGCCGGTCCGGGGAGACCGGAGGCACACATGAACGAACCCACGTACCTGATCATCGGGGCCGGACCCTGCGGCCTGTCCCTCGCGCGCGCCTTCACGCAGGCGGGCCTGTCCTACGAGCAGGTGGAACGCCACACCGACGTGGGCGGCATCTGGGACATCGAGAACCCGGGCACGCCCATGTACCGCTCGGCGCATTTCATCTCGTCGAAGACCACCTCGGCGTTCCTGGGGTTCCCCATGCCCGCCGACTACCCCGACTACCCCACCAACCGGCAGATCCTCGCGTACCTGCGGTCGTTCGCGCGGACGTTCGGGCTGTACGGCCGCATCCGCTTCGGGGTGGGCGTCCTGGACGTGCAGGAGATGCCCGGCGGCTGGCAGGTGGCCTTCACGGACGGACAGGTCCGCACGTACGCCGGGGTGATCTGCGCGACCGGCACGAACTGGGAACCGCAGATGCCGGAACTGCCCGGCGTGTTCGGCGGCGAGGTCCGCCACAGTGTCACGTACACCAGCCCCGACGAGTTCCGGGGGCGGCGCGTGCTGGTGCTGGGCGCCGGGAACTCCGGGTGTGACATCGCCTGCGACGCGGCCCGCAGCGCCGACGCGGCGTTCATCAGCATGCGGCGCGGGTACCATTTCATTCCCAAGCGGGTGTTCGGACGGCCCGCCGACACCCTGGCCGAGAATGGCCCGCACCTCCCGGCGTTCATCGAGCGGCCCGTCATGCAGGGCCTGCTGCGCCTCGTGACTGGTGACCTGACGAAACTGGGCCTGCCGAAACCCGACCACCGCCTGTTCGAATCGCACCCCATCGTGAACGACCAGCTGCTGCACCACCTCGCGCACGGGGACATCCGCGTGAAGGGCGACGTGGCGCGCCTGGACGGCCCGGACGTCGTGTTCCGCGACGGCACGCGCGAGGCGGTGGACCTGATCATCTGCGCGACCGGGTACACCATGAACATCCCTTACGCCCGCCGGTACTTCGAGTGGAAGTCCGAACGCCCGGACCTGTACCTGACGATGTTCAACCGCTCGCACCACAACCTCTTCGGGCTGGGGTACCTGGAAACCGACGGGTCCCTGTACCCCCTGGCCGACTGGATGGCGCACCTGCTCACGCAGTACCTGCTGGAGCAGCGGGCGTACCCCGGCGGGCCGCAACCCTTCGACACCCTGATCCGCGAGGACCGCACCGACCTGTCCGGCGGCGCGCACGTGGACAGCCCCCGGCACGCGCTGTACGTGCAGCGCCGCGCGTTCCTGACGCACCTGCGCGCCCTGTGCCGCCGCCTGAACTGGCCCGAACCGGATGAGGCGGCCCTGAGCGTCCCCGCCCGCCAGGCGGTGAGCGCATGATCCGCGCCGCCCTCACCCCCCGCTCTGGCCGCACCCCGCAGGGCGCCGTGGCTGTCGTGACCGGCG from Deinococcus sedimenti includes these protein-coding regions:
- a CDS encoding alpha-ketoacid dehydrogenase subunit beta, with protein sequence MTATQTRPEAAPMTTGRTINLIQAVTEAIAEEMERDQRVVLFGEDVGARGGVFMATAGLQERFGRNRVFDTPLSEASIVGAAVGMAVRGLRPIAEIQFADYMGPGFDQIISQAAKIRYRSAGQFTAPMVIRTPSGGGVKGGHHHSQSPESYYTHTPGLKVVMPSTPYDAKGLLKAALRGEDPVIYFEPKRLYRAAKGEVPDHDYVVKLGEAAIRREGSDLSLIGYGGVMPDLEKAADALAAEGVSVEVIDLRSLVPWDRDRVLTSVQKTGRAVLVSEAPRISNFMGEVAYVIQEQAFDYLTAPVGQVAGFDTPYPYVQDKVYLPGANRIVAACVQALNY
- a CDS encoding SMI1/KNR4 family protein; its protein translation is MWRWLLLLLIVPATLYAVTGGSVGPPPPLEVHHVTPVTLPEPRDLPELLARLDAWVAREVPRHHATLRPGVTDAALDAFEERQGVTLPEALRALYRWHDGGALFGLQFLRLERLASDRGLYAEVAADHMTDLDEVVVSHPPGAIRLLYATGDWLPFLHDGGGNHVAIDLHPGPAGRVGQVITVGPDEDDRYVLASDLDTFLREYLRRLEAGQVTVRRLGGYATETWEVRLQEPGGRAPDTYGLLAHLFPGFGAAPERMGARRH
- a CDS encoding endonuclease III domain-containing protein, producing the protein MTETTTLNVARPDDERAALLVWIKDTLRPEYGERPLKPRREPLHELISTILSQRTTHADEEAAYRELRTLGDWNAIIAAPVETVAHAIRRSNYPDSKAPRIQATLAALRDSPGGYDLNFLRALPVRDALTFLTDLPGVGIKTASLVLLFNFARPVFPVDTHVHRVTTRVGAIPKMGEQAAHRALLKLLPPDPAFLYELHVNLLRHGQRVCSWYDPKCGACVLHSRCDAHAQYGDGVPAWKG
- a CDS encoding AraC family transcriptional regulator; this translates as MGNDRETGPDSQPHPPSAVQAPPRPLRFAPVLWRALLGATRDLPPTHPLTRQLRHWRAELDAAQPPPQLNAPQVNTLIRAALPGLPPHAPGIEIGAAQTLTAFGPAGFAMMTAPTVGDALHIGLRFQHLIGTPLILRATQHAGELHLHLRAGAELHADVERFLTEEFIASLLGILRQETGRDLRPHRTDLTGPPPPLDGRLRYHAAFGPVTFGAPHSTVVLPGAWLTLPLLRADPATHRDALAWCGRLTHTAPPQPDHTFDAQLRDCLRLQPPHDRDLGTVAALLGLHPRTVRHRLSRLGTTFREVRAGVLLDEAREWLTHTPDSTETVAQRLGFSDARSFRRALKAWTGHTPQELRRYTDPE
- a CDS encoding flavin-containing monooxygenase — protein: MNEPTYLIIGAGPCGLSLARAFTQAGLSYEQVERHTDVGGIWDIENPGTPMYRSAHFISSKTTSAFLGFPMPADYPDYPTNRQILAYLRSFARTFGLYGRIRFGVGVLDVQEMPGGWQVAFTDGQVRTYAGVICATGTNWEPQMPELPGVFGGEVRHSVTYTSPDEFRGRRVLVLGAGNSGCDIACDAARSADAAFISMRRGYHFIPKRVFGRPADTLAENGPHLPAFIERPVMQGLLRLVTGDLTKLGLPKPDHRLFESHPIVNDQLLHHLAHGDIRVKGDVARLDGPDVVFRDGTREAVDLIICATGYTMNIPYARRYFEWKSERPDLYLTMFNRSHHNLFGLGYLETDGSLYPLADWMAHLLTQYLLEQRAYPGGPQPFDTLIREDRTDLSGGAHVDSPRHALYVQRRAFLTHLRALCRRLNWPEPDEAALSVPARQAVSA
- a CDS encoding dihydrolipoamide acetyltransferase family protein, with amino-acid sequence MKEVLLPELAESVVEGEILKWLVQEGDTIALEQPLCEVMTDKVTVELPSPVAGVLSKRLAGEGDVVAVHAAIALIDETGGAAPAATAPAAAPLSTQAQEEREQVGGSIVEAGHLQNKADDDSTSLFKAFSSDEKVQVQGLGARQPAAPAAPTQPTRADGRVLAVPAARQLARELNLDLTQVRGSGPNGRIRVSDVLAHQGINQGQAAPAQTAASAPAPAQAAQPAAAPAKAPAAGGMPVAPVQYRTPKGYEHLEDRVPLRGMRRAISNQMQASHLYTVRTLTVDEVNLSKLVEFRARVKEDAAAAGVKLSYLPFIFKAVAVALRKFPSLNTSFDEATQEIVQKRYYNIGMAVATDAGLTVPVLKDVNHKSVFDLAREVSDLAARAQGGKLQADELAGSTFSVTNIGSIGALFSFPIINVPDAAILGIHSIQKRPIVDEYDNIVVAHMMYLSLSFDHRLVDGAEAARFCKEVIRLLENPDRLMLEAM